From one Sulfitobacter sp. HNIBRBA3233 genomic stretch:
- a CDS encoding PLP-dependent cysteine synthase family protein, which translates to MSKWITDAINKINADARHSADTHLFKLPIPRLEGVDIYLKDESTHPTGSLKHRLARSLFLYALCNGKITQGTTVVEASSGSTAVSEAYFARMIGVPFIAVLPKSTARSKIRLIEFYGGQTHFVDSAPQMHDASVALAEQIGGYFMDQFTYAERATDWRGNNNIAESVFTQMAYEPHPVPAHLVMSAGTGGTSATLGRYIRYKGYDTQLTVVDPENSVFYDGYMTGDCNLRSDKSSRIEGIGRPKVEHSFQPGVIDAMIRVPDAASIATMLWLEKLIGRKTGPSTGTNLWGALQIAQDMRQAKREGPIVTLLCDSGDRYLDTYHNPEWVRDCIGDYQDFDVVLEETYS; encoded by the coding sequence ATGAGCAAGTGGATCACGGACGCAATCAACAAGATCAACGCGGATGCCCGCCACTCGGCCGATACGCATCTGTTCAAACTCCCGATCCCGCGGCTCGAAGGCGTCGATATCTACCTCAAGGACGAAAGCACCCATCCGACCGGCAGTCTGAAACACCGGCTGGCGCGATCGCTGTTTTTGTACGCCCTGTGCAACGGCAAAATCACGCAAGGCACAACCGTGGTTGAGGCGTCCTCTGGCAGCACAGCGGTGTCCGAGGCCTACTTTGCCCGCATGATCGGGGTTCCTTTCATTGCGGTCCTGCCCAAAAGCACCGCGCGCAGCAAGATCCGTCTGATCGAGTTCTATGGCGGTCAGACGCATTTCGTGGACAGCGCACCGCAGATGCATGACGCTTCCGTCGCCTTGGCCGAGCAGATCGGCGGCTACTTCATGGATCAGTTCACTTATGCCGAACGGGCAACCGATTGGCGCGGCAACAACAACATCGCCGAAAGCGTGTTCACGCAGATGGCGTATGAACCCCACCCCGTCCCGGCCCATCTGGTGATGAGCGCGGGCACAGGCGGCACTTCGGCCACCTTGGGTCGCTATATCCGCTACAAGGGCTATGATACACAGCTGACAGTCGTGGACCCTGAAAACTCAGTTTTCTATGATGGTTACATGACCGGTGATTGCAATCTGCGGTCAGATAAATCCAGTCGTATCGAAGGGATCGGGCGGCCCAAGGTTGAGCATTCCTTCCAGCCCGGCGTCATTGACGCGATGATCCGGGTGCCCGATGCGGCCAGCATTGCGACGATGCTGTGGCTGGAAAAACTGATCGGGCGCAAGACCGGCCCGTCGACCGGGACAAACCTCTGGGGGGCGTTGCAGATTGCGCAGGATATGCGACAGGCAAAACGAGAGGGCCCCATCGTGACCCTGCTCTGTGACAGTGGAGATCGGTATCTGGATACCTATCACAACCCGGAGTGGGTGCGTGACTGCATTGGCGACTACCAGGATTTCGACGTTGTTCTGGAAGAAACCTACAGCTAA
- a CDS encoding sulfite exporter TauE/SafE family protein, with protein sequence MELTQSLPSLLVANGFVVFASLVQTSTGMGFGMIAAPLLALISFDCVPGPMLFVNLFLSLLMLGDGRSFVVRKEVTLLLPTIFVGTLIGAAIIMLLPGDILGIVFALKILVAVAITVFAKALAMTSGNLAICGVAVGVMGTATGIPGGLWSSCIKTNQLKRHGRQWCWSLRFPKSHL encoded by the coding sequence TTGGAACTGACGCAGTCGCTCCCATCTCTTTTGGTCGCCAACGGTTTTGTCGTCTTTGCATCCCTTGTCCAGACCTCTACCGGCATGGGGTTTGGCATGATCGCCGCCCCGCTACTTGCATTGATCAGTTTTGATTGCGTGCCAGGCCCGATGCTGTTCGTGAACTTGTTTCTTTCATTGTTGATGTTGGGCGACGGCAGAAGTTTCGTGGTGCGCAAAGAGGTGACACTGCTGCTTCCGACGATCTTTGTGGGCACATTGATTGGTGCGGCAATCATCATGCTATTGCCGGGCGACATTCTGGGTATTGTATTTGCCCTTAAGATCCTTGTGGCTGTTGCAATCACTGTCTTCGCAAAAGCACTTGCGATGACATCCGGCAATCTTGCAATCTGTGGCGTGGCCGTTGGGGTAATGGGGACTGCCACCGGCATTCCCGGGGGGCTCTGGTCGTCCTGTATCAAAACGAACCAATTGAAAAGACACGGCCGACAATGGTGTTGGTCTTTACGTTTTCCTAAATCTCATCTCTGA